In Setaria viridis chromosome 5, Setaria_viridis_v4.0, whole genome shotgun sequence, the genomic stretch GCGACACCAGATGCTATTAAAAGTTAAAACCAGTTGGGGGCTACGCTGCAGTCTTGGTAGGCATCATGTTTCCACGCAACTTGTTCATTGCATTGATGAGTAATTTTAACTCATCTTATATTTTTAGTGAAGTAGCGCGAACATCAGAACTTTACTACCTTGATTTTTTCTAATCTGTAATGCTGTGATAGATCACAAAATACACAGGATAAAATTGCTCTTATGTTCTGTAACTTAGTGAGCAGCCATTCGGTAGCTATTTGAAGATTGTCACTTCAAATTGAGATAGGATCAAATTATATTCCTCTGTAAGGTGATGAATGTCTAGAAACAAAGAATTTATCTTTATATTTAGTTGTTTCCCATATTGACACAAGACATGCCAATACTAGCAAGTCTAATTTTGTATTTATTAAATCGAATAGTGTTACAATAATACTGTGTAGATTAATTTGAATTTTGTTCTAATAGTTGTGGAATAACTGCACTGTTTAAAACCTCTTTAATCTTGACTTATGTTGCTTTGATTCCTATTGCATGGTAGTACATCTTACTTTACGACATGCCAGTTATAAAATTTCTTTTCTAAATGTCATAACATATTAATTTTTATTGATACGGCATACTAATATATTCCTACTGTAAGCAAACTTTATTTTTTAATGTCTGTCAAGGGAAACTTCCCTCAATAATGTGCATAGATTATTTTTTTGTACTTGTGCATTTGCTTCTTTTTGCAGAATTATTCGAACTATATGTGTGCATAATCTTTTAGGCTGCATTATGGATGTTCTTATGCACGTAAATCTTGTTTCTCTTGAGCACAAGTTGTTCAGCTGATGAGAGGGTCTCATTTTGTTTAATAACAAAACACTGTATTTACCTTGTATACTTATGCCAACCTTGGTCATCTCCAGATGTGCGCTTAGCTGGTGTGCCTATCAGTTTGTAACAATGTGACATTCCTTCTTGATAACTTGTATGAAATAATGGCCTATTGTTTATTCATAGAATATCAGTTTTTTTATTGGTCTAAAATTCTAATCTGTTACTGACAAAGTGGATTTTGGTATTAACTAGTTCTAAAGAATACGCTGCTTGTTGGTTTTGCAGTTGTGGCAGTTGGAGACACTTCTATTGCAGAAGGATACCTACATGAACTACAGTCAGGCACTAAGTTACACAAGCCAAGCACTAAGCCAGAACCTAGCAGGCTTAAGGAAAAAGAGTCCAATTCGCAAAATAAGCACCACACTTAGTTACTACTTGGAGGATAATTGGAAACGCCTGTGGGTACTTGCATTGTGGATTGGGATAATGGCTGGACTGTTCACTTGGAAGTTCATGCAGTATCGCAACAGGTATGTCTTTAATGTGATGGGCTACTGCGTGACAACTGCAAAAGGTGCTGCTGAAACTCTGAAGCTGAACATGGCAATTATCCTCCTGCCAGTATGCCGAAACACCATTACATGGTTGAGAAATACAAGGGCTGCATGGGCATTACCATTTGATGATAATATAAACTTCCACAAGGTTAGCCATTAGTTTATCATTGCCTCTTTTTATACATATAGTTGTAGAATTTAATATTACTGTATGTTTGTACCTGAATCAATGAATTTAGGCTGAAATGATGTGAGTCCCCATCTGTTCATGTAGATGTAGGCAGTTTCAACATTATTTTCATGGGTTTAAccttatttttcttaaaaaaggaACTATGCACTCAGCGAAGTTGAATTAGAATACAAGAATTGTTTTTACCGTTCTGTTCATTCGATGTGTGTATTTATGTACCAATGCATCGTGAGCCACAataatttattcagtgatccataaaaatgaaaaaaatgtattCAGTTACTCATGTCCTATAGATACTAAATTCTGTTAAAATTCCTTATGAATTGAATCATAAGCAGAGCATAGCATGTACACAAAAAGCACAAAACACACTGTCCACCTGCTGGAATAAGTTGGTACTCTGCGCTCCATCCTATCTGTACAGAAACACATTGTAtaccttttccctttttttcagTAAGATAAAAGACATATGCTTACTCACGTGCAACGACCAAGAATAACTTTATCATATTAGTGTGGTAGAAGAGAGCCTACATTTAACAACTATGGGAATTTGAGTTACATGGGCTGCTACTCACTAGATGCCACATGAATATTGTTACTGCTTTGACCATCTCAGAAAACTAACAGcaagatattttttttgttgttgttctaaTGGGCAGACTATTGCAGCGGCAATTGTTGTTGGTATAATCCTCCATGCTGGGAACCACCTTGTATGTGATTTTCCGCGGCTTATAAAATCATCAGATGAGAAGTATGCTCCTCTGGGGCAGTACTTCGGGGAAATAAAGCCAACATATTTTACATTGGTCAAAGGAGTGGAGGGCATCACCGGTCTAATTATGGTGATCTGCATGGTTATAGCTTTCACTTTAGCAACACGGTGGTTCCGCCGTAGCTTGGTGAAGCTTCCAAAACCATTCGACAAACTGACTGGCTTTAATGCCTTCTGGTACTCTCATCATTTGTTCATTATTGTGTATCTGGCACTCATTGTTCATGGCCAGTGGCTGTACCTCATTCATGTCTGGTACAGAAAAACGGTgagattttatttatttgtctTCATTCTCTTTACATGAAACAATTGAAGTTTGAGTCCTAAGGTATTTGTTTTTGATACAGACATGGATGTATCTGGCGGTGcctgtttgcttgtatgtaggGGAGAGGGTGCTGAGGTTCTTCAGGTCTGGCAGTTATTCTGTCAGGCTATTGAAGGTCAATCAAAAAGACATGAGAAACTTGAGCATATATCCTGTATTTTTTCCAGCAACTAATCTAGTATTTTTCCCTCTTTCAGGTGGCCATATATCCTGGTAACGTGTTGACATTGCAAATGTCCAAGCCTCCTGCTTTCCGGTACAAGAGTGGGCAATATATGTTTGTTCAATGTCCAGCAGTGTCACCCTTTGAGTGGTAATTGGTACTTGCAGCACTAGATTTTGATTGAACCATACCATTGCTAGGACTGGAACAAATTTCGTGAATATTTCATATAAATGCAGTCTTGATGCAGCCCATTGCACGTTGAGCATTTGCATTTCCTTTCTCTTCGCAGGCATCCGTTCTCAATTACTTCAGCGCCTGGGGATGATTTTCTCAGCATTCATGTTCGACAACTTGGTGACTGGACACGAGAGCTCAAGAGGGTATTTGCAGCAGCTTGTGAACCCCCAGTGGGTGGTAAAAGTGGCCTTCTTAGAGCAGATGAGACAACCAAGAAAGCGTATGAACCCCCaatccccatccccatccccacACCACTACGAGCATCATTAAAAAGGGTTGAATCTGTGCATTATAGCTCCTTAACAAACCATGGGTTATAATATTTGTCTTTTGACAATGCAGTTTACCAAAGCTTCTGATTGATGGACCTTACGGTTCTCCTGCTCAGGATTACAGCAAGTATGATGTTCTTCTACTAGTTGGATTAGGAATTGGTGCAACTCCTTTTATCAGCATACTGAAAGATCTGCTTAACAATATCATCaaaatggaggaagaggaggtaaAATTACTATTTTCCATATCTTCACTTGTCACCTTTCTTAATCTAATTAGTGAAATAACAGATTACATTTGAGCAATCTTCTTTCTGTAGTATTCTGGCATCTTTCTAACAACAATTCTGTGTGTGCACATGTGTTGACAGGATGCTTCCACTGATCTTTATCCTCCAGTTGGTCCAAATAAGCCGCACATTGATCTGGGAACACTTATGACAGTCACCTCAAAACCAAAGAGGGTTCTAAGGACCACAAATGCTTACTTTTATTGGGTTACACGTGAGCAAGGTTCTTTTGATTGGTTCAAAGGAGTCATGAATGAGATCGCTGAATTGGACCAAAGGGTACATAGTACCAATTGACCTCTTGTTTTGTTTGAAGTGTGACT encodes the following:
- the LOC117857405 gene encoding respiratory burst oxidase homolog protein A, whose product is MRGGAAPAAGAGHHHQRWSGSAGTTPRSLSTGSSPRGSDRSSDDGEELVEVTLDLQEDDTIILRSVEPAAAAAAAAAAATGGAPRLPLGARGDHAGGASSSSRSRSPSIRRTSSHRLLQFSQELKAEAMSIARQFSQDLTKRFGRTHSRAEGQGHQQQPTSGIESALAARAARRQRAQLDRTRSGAHKALRGLRFISSNKANNAWMEVQANFDRLACDGFLSRADFAECIGMTESKEFALELFDTLSRRRQMQVDKINKEELREIWQQITDNSFDSRLQIFFDMVDKNADGRIGEEEVKEIIMLSASANKLSRLKEQAEEYAALIMEELDPEGLGYIELWQLETLLLQKDTYMNYSQALSYTSQALSQNLAGLRKKSPIRKISTTLSYYLEDNWKRLWVLALWIGIMAGLFTWKFMQYRNRYVFNVMGYCVTTAKGAAETLKLNMAIILLPVCRNTITWLRNTRAAWALPFDDNINFHKTIAAAIVVGIILHAGNHLVCDFPRLIKSSDEKYAPLGQYFGEIKPTYFTLVKGVEGITGLIMVICMVIAFTLATRWFRRSLVKLPKPFDKLTGFNAFWYSHHLFIIVYLALIVHGQWLYLIHVWYRKTTWMYLAVPVCLYVGERVLRFFRSGSYSVRLLKVAIYPGNVLTLQMSKPPAFRYKSGQYMFVQCPAVSPFEWHPFSITSAPGDDFLSIHVRQLGDWTRELKRVFAAACEPPVGGKSGLLRADETTKKALPKLLIDGPYGSPAQDYSKYDVLLLVGLGIGATPFISILKDLLNNIIKMEEEEDASTDLYPPVGPNKPHIDLGTLMTVTSKPKRVLRTTNAYFYWVTREQGSFDWFKGVMNEIAELDQRNIIEMHNYLTSVYEEGDARSALITMLQTLNHAKNGVDIVSGTKVRTHFARPNWKKVLSKIASKHPYAKIGVFYCGAPVLAQELNKLCHEFNGKSTTKFEFHKEHF